The following are from one region of the Zonotrichia leucophrys gambelii isolate GWCS_2022_RI chromosome 1A, RI_Zleu_2.0, whole genome shotgun sequence genome:
- the GOLGB1 gene encoding golgin subfamily B member 1, translated as MLSRLSGLASTVLQELSGDDGDAVTEPSIAVEALQSEAEGMEEAPEEVLERLAQTEKLVVQLKDLIREKDALLLEKETVLKKEREAADAKVMKLKLQAKAKLASLNKRIEELTEKGAPLPAQASAAELEDPKKNKNTSEGHREEVEVLKKQLREQEETVQDLKKKLAVAEVNLKDAEVKYATQLSSLQEVVQEKEALLEEHVQQHRAELLKMVVQSDTEVEMQQNLRTLQRKLEEQEAALLGRTQVVELLQQELHTAEKQNQTLLDQCQKMEVELSSMRDVLDAERQGAQDLREKMELELAERKLASHRLQEEVQGLSEQLEEARRAQAELEVQYRDLEQARRLEVEEKERLLSRLAVAEEELPRGRAVPGAEQEQLEQDTGQPSVPAVGHGAAAQGPRDELLQKFEEFVCCQDELKSQPQVQLSELEQQDESASQKKIVDQEDQNETSFLPAENLERQKTEEIPHLQLVLQESQQEAVMATEDAEQNKNIGAEAKLQDLWTVEAPASYVDCSSSTGVSGELVNSEMQKPFGDTSVLSEARTDSFTNRSQQFTEESCPPGILDYIAAEKQKELSVLLLELKEAQEEVTFLKSQLKGPSGQTSTGSQTEANQLGENSQIQCLEREEQNASDIQSVLLLKETEMQKTGFLQENGISFQDEPQGSPGTSQSQELIKLQNQITELQIMLQKSEESFRKELGEKCAEINRLNQLAEEYRKKAEDPDSTFCVLTDEQDQLSCQAKELSTITELKEQVKQLEEELALSEKQRLSDSQSSLLREQIQSLKNEFKSKDIKIEALQKDLDEAQLQLSDQDMQLKDLRSQVETKECEVLDLGQLLRKNTAEMEELSHKLTLKGREAASLEQLVAEHTRSIESLQQALQERDQQMAEISVSMSEKMVLLNEEKFALGNELKSLKEQTSLLLKSQEEKEQNIGAKDTCLKCGVSKQQNETEAGSKENEELVNQVELLRKENEQVKRKLQAVLVNRKELLKKVTRLENELEQLNREQKSETSEAQAAAGEEDMRSMISKEMGLENQPREDYLVQLLSEKESELQSIRKEKETTEAQLQAVIEEMRQRLQDKANTASVKDELMEHQTVPDKLTETNESPEDDEVNKKYSSAGTDLEEEQKSALREKISVLEQEKEQLQKKLQEALISRKDTIKKAQEKDRHHREQLKQQKDDYNILQEKFDRQSKEKDSIQAQLRQLQEQKGSAESIFRSQDRLDSSCMEAEDITIKKLVQVADISEEEWKEHLDKLQMEKEKLECSVSHMQRELAHKSELIFDLQQHIAQLFVEIEGLKRTSDQAEAKGASLQTELEENQGKIFGVASLEDLKILVHQKDEEIEFLSQQLKEKSDTLNNVQAQLLEKEESVQRLCSQLEAQAQVHEEQSKRLQTEMLEIQEKHKDNAEAAKQKNQMQRKLQAALIYRKEALNESKSLKEELANAKITIDSLSVKLTDMESQVCGHVKETDTLREKLVCLTGEREKLTAEIDKLLGENQNLDGCCKNLTLTLDGVVLEKEKLEKEVESLKSFQATERSEWQEKYKELQGEYETLLQSYENVSNEAERIQRVLETVRQEKQEIFIQLKGAEAKKQETEKQLQETEQEMDEMKEKMRKFAKSKQQKILELEEENEKLRVEMHFTNGELHRTGESFTNTGLKEDLECSRKECQSLSTQLETVMAEKESLNQEIVDLKCLLQVTESKLKESRELVDRCVAQQTAGQETDKAAATPSPTEESENQVNVSFQPQPRAAELEQEASESERPCEDPGLYRQQIAELTRRIAEMEDDRRASEQQLGDIRRCAETLAGEKRALEHQMGEKVREVNDLQATVAKMEQKVQEARDDLIRMTALKDALEAEKDDLEERLMNQLAELNGSIGNYQQDATDFQIKNDQLKHELQTLQRMMHELEEEKSQMAKEKSKASSEEHKEFVGKLKYNWRGESSTHIKELQELLKQKQQEIKQLQKDCIKSQEKNSSLERTVKALEFLQSETQKEVEAAKETSAKAVEDTKKAQAELAHCRVVLDDTQSEAARVLAESIKVKEELQANKEQIKIQMKKKDEDFERRLEQEKDKHSKEIKNMEAKLATLQREKDHMETTVGDLQDSLKTKDQEAKQLEGNLNKTLAQLAAFTRSMSSLQDDRDRVIDESKTWEKKFTETIQKKEEEIRWKEEACVVLQDQVKHMTVRVEELQIQISRLECNKKDWEVDCRKEIQHHQKTCEMLQEEKKELLTRLEGSQELYSKSQNEQQELESEISSLRDQLADLQNSFTKCELAREELGTVVKQQEMSIQNFKLNCEQLEADLQASKDLTNKLHEEISAKDQKIMSLLSAKEEAVMAALAELQQQHSEETKELECRLSKEEDNKKALENEKNKFLDKLNHLTEKMKISREESKQQKAQLDSFTKSMSSLQDDRDRILRDYKQLEERHLGIILEKDQLIQEAAAENNKLKEEIRSFHGQMDDLNSENAKLNAQLVRYREDLNQVISIKDSQQKQLLETQLQRIHTLENEKATIETQLKESEHTQDDLRKCMEALREDKVSMSQEIDTLRSSLSRVQSEVAALHEGSPIVECQAELKDREKEVQQLSHELSLSQKRIRELEGELDCVQRDAAKRVGEAEDRLRKELKHLHHDAGIMRNETETAEERVAELARDLMEMEQKLLEVTDENKDLRAQIQSFGRSMSSLQDSRDQANEELRLLKQKYSTDLQEQKSLVQTLQKQMGQLQEEQRSTLRDRDMVRSELTELQKAIDERGLLAQIEELNQQLRAKDDELLHLSLELEGSSNQVKSFSKAMASLQNDRDRLLNELDKTRKIEEVKQQAEGSISTTALEVQSLKKALASLQSDRDRVVRELENLQQQYILVGVEAAENSRLKAQLQQWEQEADKHLRLQEQLRQEGAVYQQELQQLRQEKNTWEKQSSSMKEQYLLAIAEKEKELSHLQRITQETRLPFSKAQAIQEQHQSKISPEVLKGDFSSLEAEMKHLQAQLSDSLKELHQKELRIQQLNSKLSQVFEEKNALSLQLRGSSRGTCESHPHYSEVLNRCLVLERQLQELQAADKSMELFATDAAPGAPQEKNESQRGTYTPELQELPLRLSETEHLHSSTKQDMKYLEEQLEEERDRRLAAEEALFAAQDQIRRLQSSEWSSSLSASIDMTPGHEQSLLIDSTDNNSSRSRSTPGLRRLLRSLLRSRAHLPLLVATYLLAVHVLLFLCFTGRL; from the exons ATGCTGAGCCGTTTGTCAGGTTTAGCAAGTACTGTTTTACAAGAGCTGTCTGGGGATGATGGAGATGCAGTTACTGAGCCATCTATTGCT GTAGAAGCTTTGCAGTCAGAAGCAGAAGGCATGGAGGAGGCACCTGAGGAGGTGTTGGAGCGCCTAGCCCAAACAGAAAAGCTGGTTGTTCAGCTGAAGGATTTGATTCGAGAAAAGGATGCCCTGCTCCTGGAAAAAGAAACTGTGCTCAAG AAAGAGCGAGAGGCCGCGGATGCCAAGGTGATGAAACTTAAACTTCAAGCCAAAGCCAAACTGGCCTCTCTGAACAAACGCATCGAGGAGCTGACCGAGAAAGGAGCGCCACTGCCTGCACAggcctcagcagcagagctggaggatcCCAAG aaaaacaaaaatacaagtGAAGGGCACAGAGAGGAGGTGGAAGTACTGAagaagcagctcagggagcaAGAGGAGACTGTTCAGGACCTGAAGAAAAAGCTGGCTGTAGCTGAAGTGAATCTGAAGGATGCTGAAGTCAAGTATGCAACACAG ctgagctccctgcaggaggTGGTTCAGGAGAAGGAAGCTCTCCTGGAAGAGCATGTGCAGCAGCATCGAGCTGAATTGCTCAAGATGGTGGTCCAGTCAGATACGGAAGTAGAGATGCAACag AACCTGCGCACACTTCAGAGAAAGCTCGAGGAGCAGGAAGCAGCTCTGTTAGGACGAACTCAGGTGGTAgaactgctgcagcaggagttacacactgctgaaaaacaaaaccag ACGCTCCTAGATCAGTGCCAGAAGATGGAAGTGGAACTAAGCTCCATGAGGGATGTGTTAGATGCAGAGAGACAAGGGGCTCAGGATCTCAGGGAGaagatggagctggagctggctgagAGGAAGCTGGCTTCCCATCGCTTGCAGGAGGAGGTGCAGGGTctctcagagcagctggaggaggccaGAAGAGCACAAGCTGAGCTCGAGGTGCAGTACAGAGACCTGGAGCAGGCACGCAGGCTGGaggtggaggagaaggagcgGCTGCTCAGCCGTCTCGCGGTGGCTGAAGAGGAGCTGCCACGTGGCcgtgctgtccctggggctgagcaggagcagctggagcaggacactggccagccctcagtgccagctgtgggacacggagctgcagcacagggaccacGGg ATGAACTTCTACAGAAGTTTGAAGAATTTGTCTGCTGTCAGGACGAGCTGAAATCCCAGCCACAAGTGCAGCTCTCTGAACTGGAGCAACAG GATGAATCagcatcacagaaaaaaatagtagATCAGGAAGACCAGAATGAGACTTCATTCCTACCCGCAGAAAACTTGGAAAGACAGAAGACAGAAG AAATACCACATTTGCAGCTTGTTCTCCAGGAGTCTCAGCAGGAAGCTGTGATGGCCACAGAAGATGCAGAACAG aataaaaatattggtGCTGAGGCAAAATTGCAAGACCTGTGGACTGTGGAAGCTCCAGCCTCCTATGTAGACTGCTCTTCTTCTACAG GTGTGTCAGGAGAGCTGGTGAATTCTGAAATGCAAAAGCCTTTTGGTGACACTTCTGTCCTCTCTGAG GCAAGAACAGATAGCTTTACCAATAGAAGCCAGCAGTTTACTGAGGAAAGTTGTCCACCTGGAATTCTAGACTATATTGCTGCGGAGAAGCAGAAGGAGCTGTCAGTTTTGCTGCTGGAACTGAAGGAAGCCCAAGAAGAAGTAACTTTTCTGAAAAGCCAACTCAAGGGCCCCAGTGGCCAAACTTCTACAGGCAGCCAAACAGAAGCTAACCAGCTGGGAGAGAATTCACAGATACAGTGTCTGGAGAGGGAGGAGCAGAACGCTTCAGATATACAGAGTGTCTTATtgctgaaagaaacagaaatgcagaaaactgGCTTTCTTCAGGAAAATGGAATCAGCTTCCAAGATGAGCCTCAGGGAAGTCCCGGCACCTCTCAGTCTCAAGAGCTCATCAAGTTACAAAACCAAATTACAGAACTGCAAATAATGCTGCAGAAATCAGAAGAATCCTTTAGAAAAGAACTAGGAGAAAAATGTGCAGAAATAAATAGGCTAAACCAGTTGGCAGAGGAATacaggaaaaaagcagaggATCCTGACAGTACATTTTGTGTTTTGACTGATGAGCAAGATCAGCTCTCGTGTCAGGCCAAAGAACTTTCTACCATAACAGAACTGAAGGAGCAAGTGAAGCAACTGGAGGAAGAGCTAGCTctttcagaaaagcagagactgtCAGACAGTCAAAGCAGCCTTCTAAGAGAGCAAATCCAGAGccttaaaaatgaatttaaatccAAGGATATAAAAATTGAAGCTTTGCAAAAGGACTTGGATGAAGCACAACTTCAGCTTTCTGACCAGGACATGCAACTGAAGGATCTGAGAAGCCAAGTTGAGACAAAGGAATGTGAAGTACTTGATCTAGGACAACTTTTGAGGAAGAATACAGCAGAGATGGAAGAGCTTTCCCACAAGTTAACCTTAAAGGGACGTGAGGCAGCAAGCCTGGAACAGCTCGTTGCTGAGCACACCAGGTCTATAGAGAGCCTGCAACAGGCCTTGCAGGAAAGGGACCAACAGATGGCAGAGATCAGTGTCAGCATGTCTGAGAAAATGGTCCTGCTGAATGAAGAGAAATTTGCTCTAGGAAACGAGCTGAAGAGTCTTAAGGAGCAGACAAGTCTGTTATTAAAAtcccaggaagaaaaagagcagaaCATAGGAGCAAAAGATACATGTCTGAAGTGTGGGGTGTCCAAGCAGCAGAATGAGACAGAAGCAGGGAGtaaagaaaatgaggaattaGTAAATCAAGTTGAACttctgagaaaagaaaatgagcaagTAAAGCGGAAGCTGCAAGCAGTACTTGTGAACAGGAAGGAGCTTCTGAAGAAGGTAACCAGATTGGAGAATGAATTAGAACAACTGAATAGAGAACAAAAATCAGAAACCTCAGAggctcaggcagctgcaggggaggaggacATGAGAAGCATGATCAGCAAAGAAATGGGTCTTGAAAACCAGCCCCGTGAGGACTATCTAGTTCAGCTGCTTTCTGAAAAGGAATCTGAGCTGCAGAGCATCcggaaggaaaaagaaactacTGAAGCACAACTGCAGGCAGTGATTGAGGAAATGAGGCAACGCTTGCAAGATAAGGCAAACACTGCTTCAGTTAAAGATGAACTCATGGAGCATCAGACAGTTCCTGACAAACTGACTGAAACCAATGAAAGCCCAGAAGATGATGAAGTAAATAAGAAATATAGTTCAGCAGGTACAGATCTGGAAGAAGAACAAAAGTCTGCTCTTAGAGAAAAGATTTCTGTTCTTgaacaagaaaaagaacaacTTCAAAAAAAACTTCAAGAAGCTCTCATATCTCGCAAAGACACTATAAAAAAGGCTCAAGAAAAAGACAGGCATCACAGAGAACAATTGAAACAGCAAAAAGATGATTACAACATCCTGCAAGAAAAATTTGATCgacaaagcaaagagaaagacAGTATCCAGGCTCAGCTCAGACAGCTCCAAGAGCAGAAAGGATCAGCAGAGAGTATTTTTAGGAGTCAAGATAGGTTGGATTCTTCATGCATGGAAGCAGAAGATATAACAATTAAAAAGCTTGTACAAGTTGCAGATATTTCTGAGGAAGAGTGGAAAGAACACCTTGACAAATTGCAGatggagaaagagaaattgGAATGTAGTGTCAGCCATATGCAAAGGGAGCTTGCTCACAAATCAGAATTGATCTTTGATTTGCAGCAGCACATAGCACAGTTGTTTGTAGAGATAGAAGGGCTGAAGAGAACCTCTGACCAAGCTGAAGCTAAGGGAGCAAGTCTTCAGACAGAATTGGAGGAGAATCAAGGAAAAATTTTTGGAGTGGCCAGTCTGGAAGACTTGAAAATTCTTGTGCACCAAAAGGATGAAGAAATAGAATTTCTTAGCCAGCAGTTAAAGGAGAAAAGTGACACTCTCAATAATGTGCAGGCACAATTGCTGGAAAAAGAGGAATCAGTCCAAAGACTGTGTAGTCAGTTGGAGGCTCAGGCTCAGGTGCATGAGGAGCAAAGCAAGCGACTACAAACGGAGATGCTTGAAATTCAGGAGAAGCACAAGGACAATGCAGAAGCAGCTAAGCAGAAGAACCAAATGCAGAGAAAGTTGCAAGCAGCACTTATCTATAGAAAAGAGGCGCTAAATGAGAGCAAATCTCTAAAAGAAGAGCTGGCTAATGCTAAAATTACTATTGACAGTCTTTCTGTCAAGCTGACAGATATGGAAAGCCAAGTATGTGGCCATGTTAAAGAAACAGATACCTTAAGAGAAAAGTTAGTGTGCCTCACTGGAGAGCGAGAAAAACTTACTGCAGAAATTGATAAACTACTTGGAGAAAATCAGAACCTTGATGGATGCTGTAAAAACCTTACACTTACTCTGGATGGAGTTGTTCTAgagaaggagaagctggagaaggaggtggAATCATTGAAGAGCTTTCAAGCCACTGAGAGGTCTGAGTGGCAGGAGAAATACAAGGAGCTTCAGGGAGAATATGAAACTCTGCTGCAGTCATATGAGAATGTGAGTAACGAGGCTGAGCGAATTCAGCGTGTGTTGGAAACTGttaggcaggaaaagcaggaaattttCATTCAGCTCAAAGGGGCTGAAGCAAAaaagcaggaaacagaaaagcagctaCAAGAAACTGAACAGGAAATGGatgaaatgaaggagaaaatgaggaaatttgCAAAATCAAAGCAACAAAAGATCCTGGAACTGGAGGAGGAGAATGAGAAGCTTAGAGTAGAGATGCATTTTACAAATGGAGAGCTGCACAGGACTGGAGAGAGCTTTACAAACACTGGCCTGAAAGAAGACCTGGAGTGCTCTAGGAAGGAGTGCCAGTCTCTTTCTACTCAGCTTGAGACAGTAATGGCTGAAAAGGAGTCTCTGAATCAAGAGATTGTGGACTTGAAGTGCCTTTTGCAGGTAACAGAGTCTAagctgaaggaaagcagagaactTGTGGACAGGTGTGTTGCCCAGCAGACAGCGGGGCAAGAAACTGATAAGGCAGCTGCCACACCATCACCAACAGAAGAGTCTGAAAATCAAGTGAATGTATCTTTTCAACCACAGCCtcgtgctgcagagctggaacaaGAGGCATCTGAAAGTGAGAGACCTTGTGAGGATCCTGGTCTCTACAGACAGCAAATAGCTGAGCTCACCAGGCGAATCGCAGAGATGGAAGATGATAGAAGGGCTTCAGAGCAACAGCTGGGTGACATCCGCAGGTGTGCTGAGACTTTAGCAGGTGAGAAAAGGGCTTTAGAGCACCAAATGGGAGAGAAAGTCCGTGAAGTGAATGATTTGCAGGCCACGGTAGCAAAGATGGAGCAAAAGGTCCAAGAAGCCAGAGACGATCTCATCAGAATGACAGCACTGAAGGATGCTCTAGAGGCTGAAAAGGATGACTTGGAAGAAAGGCTCATGAATCAGCTGGCAGAACTGAATGGAAGCATTGGAAACTATCAGCAAGATGCAACAGACTTCCAAATCAAAAATGATCAACTGAAACATGAGCTTCAGACTTTGCAGAGAATGATGCACGaactggaggaggagaaaagtcAGATggcaaaggagaaaagcaaagcgAGTTCAGAAGAGCACAAGGAATTTGTGGGAAAGCTAAAATACAATTGGAGAGGAGAAAGCAGCACACATATAAAGGAGCTTCAAGAACTGctgaaacagaaacagcaggagattaagcagctgcagaaggacTGTATCAAAAGCCAGGAAAAGAACAGTAGTTTAGAAAGAACAGTAAAAGCTCTGGAATTTCTGCAGAGTGAGACTCAGAAAGAGGTGGAAGCAGCCAAAGAAACTTCAGCTAAAGCAGTTGAAGACACCAAGAAAGCCCAGGCAGAGCTTGCTCACTGCAGAGTAGTGTTGGATGACACTCAGAGTGAGGCAGCAAGGGTTTTAGCTGAGAGTATCAAAGTGAAGGAAGAGTTACAAGCAAACAAAGagcaaattaaaattcaaatgaagaaaaaggatgAAGACTTTGAGAGAAGACTGGAACAGGAAAAAGACAAGCACTCAAAGGAGATCAAAAACATGGAAGCAAAGCTGGCAACATTGCAGAGAGAGAAGGACCATATGGAAACAACAGTTGGTGATCTGCAGGACTCCTTGAAGACAAAGGATCAAGAAGCCAAGCAGCTGGAAGGCAATCTAAACAAAACACTAGCCCAGCTTGCAGCCTTCACCAGGAGCATGTCTTCCCTTCAGGATGACAGGGATAGAGTGATAGATGAATCAAAAACATGGGAGAAGAAATTCACTGAAACTattcaaaagaaagaagaagaaatacgTTGGAAAGAGGAAGCTTGTGTTGTGCTACAGGACCAGGTGAAACATATGACCGTGCGTGTGGAGGAACTCCAGATTCAAATATCCAG attgGAATGCAACAAGAAAGACTGGGAGGTTGATTGCAGGAAGGAGATTCAGCATCATCAAAAGACATGTGAAATgttgcaggaggaaaaaaaagagcttttgaCTCGGCTTGAAGGGTCTCAGGAACTGTACAGCAAGTCTCAGAATGAACAGCAGGAACTGGAGTCAGAAATCAGCAGCCTAAGAGACCAGCTTGCTGACTTACAGAATTCCTTCACCAAATGTGAGCTggccagggaagagctggggaCTGTGGTCAAGCAACAAGAGATGAGTATCCAGAATTTTAAACTCAACTGTGAGCAGCTTGAAGCTGACCTGCAGGCTTCCAAGGACCTAACAAATAAGCTGCATGAAGAAATTAGTGCCAAAGATCAAAAGATCATGAGTTTGCTGTCTGCCAAAGAAGAAGCAGTGATGGCTGCTCTAGCTGAattacagcagcagcattctGAAGAGACGAAAGAGTTGGAGTGTAGGCTAAGTAAGGAAGAAGATAACAAAAAAGCCTTGGAAAATGAGAAGAACAAATTTCTTGACAAACTCAATCATCTCACTGAAAAGATGAAGATAAGCAGAGAAGAAAGTAAGCAGCAGAAGGCACAGCTGGACTCCTTCACCAAGTCCATGTCATCTCTGCAGGACGACCGAGACCGCATTCTGAGGGACTACAAGCAGCTCGAGGAACGCCATCTTGGTATAATCCTGGAAAAAGACCAGCTAATtcaagaggctgctgctgaaaacaACAAGCTCAAGGAAGAAATTAGAAGTTTCCATGGCCAGATGGATGACCTCAACTCTGAGAATGCCAAGCTGAATGCACAGTTGGTGCGGTACAGAGAAGACCTTAACCAAGTGATTTCAATAAAGGACTCCCAACAGAAGCAACTTCTCGAAACACAGCTTCAGCGGATCCACACTCTGGAAAATGAGAAGGCAACAATAGAAACACAGCTGAAAGAGTCTGAGCATACTCAGGATGATCTCAGGAAGTGCATGGAAGCCTTAAGAGAGGATAAAGTCAGTATGTCTCAAGAGATTGACACTCTTAGGTCCTCTCTGTCACGGGTGCAGAGTGAGGTGGCAGCATTACATGAGGGCAGTCCCATCGTGGAGTGTCAGGCAGAACTGAAGGATCGAGAGAAAGAGGTACAGCAACTGAGTCATGAGCTTTCCCTCTCCCAGAAGAGAATAAGAGAACTTGAGGGGGAGCTAGACTGTGTTCAGAGGGATGCAGCCAAGAGAGTGGGAGAGGCTGAGGACAGGCTTCGGAAGGAACTGAAGCACCTGCATCACGATGCAGGGATAATGAGGAACGAAACCGAGACAGCTGAAGAGAGAGTAGCAGAGTTGGCACGGGACTTGATGGAAATGGAGCAGAAATTGCTTGAAGTCACAGATGAAAACAAAGATCTCAGAGCTCAAATTCAGTCTTTTGGGAGGTCCATGAGCTCTCTTCAGGATAGCCGAGACCAGGCCAATGAAGAGCTTCgtcttttgaaacagaaatattctaCAGACTTACAGGAACAAAAGAGTCTAGTGCAGACTCTTCAGAAACAGATGGGTCAGCTACAAGAGGAGCAACGTTCCACTCTCAGGGACCGAGATATGGTCAGGTCTGAGCTGACAGAACTGCAGAAGGCTATTGATGAAAGAGGTCTCTTGGCCCAGATTGAGGAACTTaatcagcagctcagagctAAAGATGATGAGCTTCTCCACTTGTCTTTGGAACTGGAAGGCTCTTCCAACCAAGTCAAATCTTTCTCCAAGGCTATGGCAAGCCTGCAGAATGACCGAGACCGTCTGCTGAATGAATTGGACAAAACACGTAAGATTGAAGAAGTGAAACAGCAAGCAGAAGGGAGCATTTCCACCACTGCTTTGGAAGTGCAGAGTCTGAAGAAGGCACTGGCCTCCTTGCAGAGTGACAGAGACAGAGTA GTAAGAGAGCTGGAGAATCTGCAGCAGCAGTACATCCTTGTTGGGGTGGAAGCTGCTGAGAATTCTCGCTtgaaggcacagctgcagcagtgggagcaaGAGGCAGACAAACATCTGCGTCTGCAAGAACAGCTgaggcaggaaggagctgtgtaccagcaggagctccagcagctcag ACAGGAGAAGAACAcgtgggaaaagcagagcagcagcatgaaGGAGCAGTACCTGCTGGCCATtgcagagaaggagaaggagctgagccATTTGCAAAGGATCACACAGGAAACGAGGCTGCCCTTCAGCAAGGCTCAAGCCATACAGGAGCAGCACCAAAGCAAG
- the LOC135442879 gene encoding acrosin-like, with translation MALLGLLVLLALAGPVGGTWDTCRRTCRLRPMASDHSSMTSAAGTSHEGDTSVPSGAWPSIVSIQATWENGTWHMCTGVLLSSQWVLTVAHCFARAGGISTWDVVIGATDLTQPGPGAMVRHIQRLLVHQHYVVATARNDIALVELDQPVECSDYIQLACVPDPSLRVSELKSCYIAGWNFARAQGTGMVLQEAKVHLMDTELCNSSRWYAGAIHPRNLCAGYPQGGIDTCQGDSGGPLICKDNVADYYWLVGLNSWGRGCDRARHPGIYTSTQHFYNWILLQTGLSPAERAGPAPGPPVTSAPEKEPEEPEEPEEEINLTPEYNKKPAVTSSGTSLPMAFPHQILVQFWNLVQEFLQF, from the exons ATGGCTTTGCTGGGGCTGCTcgtgctgctggccctggccgGGCCCGtggggggcacctgggacacctgcag AAGAACCTGCAGGCTCCGGCCCATGGCCTCTGACCACAGTTCCATGACTTCTGCTGCTGGCACGTCCCATGAGGGTGACACAAGTGTCCCCTCTGGGGCCTGGCCCAGCATCGTCAGCATCCAGGCCACCTGGGAGAATGGCACGTGGCACATGTGCACGGGTGTCCTCCTCAGCTCCCAGTGGGTGCTCACGGTCGCACACTGCTTTGCCAGGGCCGG GGGCATCTCCACGTGGGACGTGGTGATCGGGGCCACAGATCTGACTCAGCCGGGCCCTGGGGCTATGGTGAGACACATCCAGAGGCTCCTGGTGCACCAGCACTACGTGGTTGCCACGGCCAGGAACGACATTGCCCTGGTGGAGCTGGACCAGCCCGTGGAGTGCAGCGACTACATCCAGCTGGCCTGTGTGCCCGACCCCTCACTCAGGGTCTCGGAGCTGAAATCCTGCTACATCGCTGGCTGGAACTTTGCCAGAG CTCAGGGAACAGGcatggtgctgcaggaggccaAGGTTCACCTCATGGACACCGAGCTCTGCAACAGCAGCCGGTGGTACGCGGGGGCCATCCACCCCCGCAACCTGTGTGCTGGGTACCCACAGGGCGGCATCGACACCTGCCAG GGGGACAGCGGGGGTCCCCTCATCTGCAAGGACAATGTAGCTGACTACTACTGGCTGGTGGGATTGAACAGCTGGGGAAGAGGCTGTGACAGAGCCAGGCACCCCGGGATCTACACCTCCACTCAGCACTTCTACAACTGGATCCTGCTCCAGACgggcctgagccctgcagaaagAGCTGGTCCAGCACCGGGGCCACCTGTCACCTCGGCCCCCGAGAAGGAGCCTGAGGAACCAGAGGAACCAGAGGAAGAGATCAACTTGACCCCTGAGTACAACAAGAAACCAGCAGTGACATCCTCGGGCACGTCACTGCCCATGGCATTCCCACACCAGATCCTGGTGCAATTCTGGAATCTGGTGCAGGAGTTCCTGCAGTTTTAG